A single region of the Solwaraspora sp. WMMD406 genome encodes:
- a CDS encoding response regulator transcription factor → MRVLVVEDEARLADALRRGLQEEGFVVDVAGSGPRGLELARHGGYDAMILDVMLPGLSGYRVVRQLRAEQNWLPVLMLSAKDGEYDQADGLDCGADDYLTKPFSYVVLVARLRALLRRGAPQRPVVLTAGDLSLDPARRRVTRADAEIALTAREYALLEYLMRRAGEVVSKIELLDHVWEASVETAPNAVEVYIGYLRRKIGRERLETVRGAGYRLRP, encoded by the coding sequence GTGCGAGTGCTGGTGGTGGAGGACGAGGCCCGGTTGGCCGACGCGTTGCGTCGCGGATTGCAGGAGGAGGGTTTCGTGGTGGACGTGGCCGGCAGCGGTCCGCGCGGACTGGAACTTGCCCGCCACGGCGGCTACGACGCGATGATCCTCGACGTGATGTTGCCCGGGTTGTCCGGCTATCGGGTGGTGCGCCAGCTGCGGGCCGAGCAGAACTGGCTACCGGTGCTCATGTTGTCGGCCAAGGACGGGGAGTACGACCAGGCCGACGGCCTGGACTGCGGCGCCGACGACTACCTGACCAAACCCTTCTCGTACGTGGTGCTGGTGGCCCGGTTGCGGGCCCTGCTGCGGCGCGGCGCCCCGCAGCGGCCGGTGGTGCTCACCGCCGGTGACCTGAGTCTCGACCCGGCCCGCCGGCGGGTCACCCGGGCCGACGCCGAGATCGCCCTGACCGCCCGCGAGTACGCCCTGCTGGAGTACCTGATGCGTCGGGCCGGGGAGGTCGTCTCCAAGATCGAACTGCTGGACCACGTCTGGGAGGCGAGCGTCGAGACCGCCCCGAACGCCGTAGAGGTCTACATCGGCTACCTGCGCCGCAAGATCGGCCGGGAACGCCTGGAGACCGTACGCGGCGCCGGCTACCGGCTCCGCCCGTGA